A stretch of Deltaproteobacteria bacterium DNA encodes these proteins:
- the lpxB gene encoding lipid-A-disaccharide synthase encodes MRLLVSAGDASGELHAAAVVDALRTRAAGLDVAALGGSALEKAGARILVPQAELAIGGLVEVLGDLGRVRRAWARMTRALAEERPDVVMLVDSPDFNMPLAKRAKRLGLRVLWFISPQLWAWRRGRVRKIAARADLLAAIFPFELAVYAGTPLRAEFVGHPLVDRLAPLAARTRAECRAALGLDAERSLVALFPGSRRNELRNNLGLHVDAARALHAQDQRVAFALAAAPSLAREEVERALAALRLPQLMELRIVADRAHVLMRAADAVLAKPGTTTLEAALLGTPQVVTARVPELTWQLVRRLVSTRYWAMPNLIAEREVVPELVQHEADSQRVAAALRGLLAGPARDEQLAGLARVRAALGGGGAAQRVAELMLELAARR; translated from the coding sequence ATGCGACTGCTCGTGAGCGCCGGCGACGCGTCCGGCGAGCTGCACGCCGCGGCAGTCGTCGACGCGCTGCGCACGCGCGCCGCGGGCCTCGACGTCGCCGCGCTCGGTGGTTCCGCGCTCGAGAAGGCGGGCGCGCGCATCCTCGTGCCGCAGGCCGAGCTCGCGATCGGCGGACTCGTCGAAGTGTTGGGGGATCTCGGCCGCGTGCGGCGCGCGTGGGCGCGCATGACGCGCGCGCTCGCCGAGGAGCGGCCCGACGTGGTGATGCTCGTCGACTCGCCCGACTTCAACATGCCGCTCGCGAAGCGCGCCAAGCGGCTCGGTCTGCGCGTGCTCTGGTTCATCAGCCCACAGCTGTGGGCGTGGCGGCGCGGACGCGTGCGCAAGATCGCGGCGCGCGCCGACTTGCTCGCGGCGATCTTCCCCTTCGAGCTCGCCGTGTACGCAGGGACGCCGCTGCGCGCCGAGTTCGTCGGCCACCCGCTGGTGGACCGCCTCGCGCCGCTCGCGGCGCGCACGCGCGCAGAGTGCCGCGCAGCGCTCGGCCTCGACGCGGAGCGCTCGCTCGTCGCGCTCTTCCCCGGCAGCCGGCGCAACGAGCTCCGTAACAACCTCGGGCTGCACGTCGACGCCGCGCGCGCGCTGCACGCGCAAGATCAGCGCGTCGCGTTCGCGCTCGCCGCTGCGCCCTCGCTCGCGCGCGAGGAGGTCGAGCGCGCGCTCGCGGCGCTGCGCCTGCCGCAGCTGATGGAGCTGCGCATCGTGGCGGACCGCGCCCACGTGCTGATGCGCGCCGCCGACGCGGTGCTCGCGAAGCCCGGCACCACCACGCTCGAAGCCGCGCTGCTCGGAACGCCGCAGGTCGTGACGGCGCGCGTGCCCGAGCTCACGTGGCAGCTGGTTCGCCGCCTCGTGAGCACGCGCTACTGGGCGATGCCGAATCTCATCGCGGAGCGCGAAGTCGTTCCCGAGCTCGTGCAGCACGAGGCGGACTCGCAGCGCGTGGCCGCGGCATTGCGCGGGCTGCTCGCGGGCCCCGCGCGCGACGAGCAGCTCGCGGGCCTCGCGCGCGTGCGCGCGGCGCTCGGCGGCGGCGGCGCGGCGCAGCGCGTGGCCGAGCTCATGCTCGAGCTCGCCGCGAGGCGCTGA
- a CDS encoding Gfo/Idh/MocA family oxidoreductase, whose product MKTMRIAVVGVGHMGRFHAEKVAALAREDASVALAAVADRHLDRAQAAAARTGAFATTSAREAFARADAAIVAVPTAAHAELVAQALEAGLDVLVEKPIATTLAEAEALVALARQRERVLQVGHLEWFNAAMRTVAARASKPRFFEGHRLSPFPARSLDIDVVLDLMIHDVDIVQRLVGAEPVRIEALGVPVLTERADIANARLTFADGCVATLTASRVSQRPMRKLRFFQHDGYFAIDFLEPSVTIGQRGAASASGERKVSFEKITIDEADALGQQLRAFVQGVRERRPLAGGGDEGLAALRTALRIAESMPPVA is encoded by the coding sequence GTGAAGACGATGCGCATCGCGGTGGTGGGCGTGGGGCACATGGGCCGCTTCCACGCCGAGAAGGTGGCGGCGCTCGCGCGCGAGGACGCGAGCGTCGCGCTCGCCGCCGTCGCCGACCGCCACCTCGACCGCGCGCAGGCGGCCGCCGCGCGCACGGGCGCGTTCGCGACGACGAGCGCGCGCGAAGCCTTCGCGCGCGCGGATGCCGCGATCGTCGCGGTGCCGACGGCGGCGCACGCGGAGCTCGTTGCGCAGGCGCTCGAGGCGGGGCTCGACGTGCTCGTCGAGAAGCCAATCGCCACCACGCTTGCCGAAGCCGAAGCGCTCGTCGCGCTCGCGCGGCAGCGCGAACGCGTGCTGCAAGTCGGTCACCTCGAGTGGTTCAACGCGGCGATGCGCACCGTCGCGGCGCGCGCATCGAAGCCGCGCTTCTTCGAGGGCCACCGCCTGAGCCCGTTCCCCGCCCGCTCGCTCGACATCGACGTGGTGCTCGACCTGATGATTCACGATGTCGACATCGTGCAGCGTCTGGTCGGGGCCGAGCCCGTGCGCATCGAGGCGCTCGGCGTGCCCGTGCTGACCGAGCGCGCCGACATCGCGAATGCGCGGCTCACTTTCGCCGACGGCTGCGTCGCGACGCTCACCGCGAGCCGCGTCTCGCAGCGGCCGATGCGCAAGCTGCGCTTCTTCCAGCACGACGGCTACTTCGCGATCGACTTCCTCGAGCCGAGCGTCACGATCGGCCAGCGCGGCGCCGCGAGCGCGAGCGGCGAGCGCAAAGTCTCGTTCGAAAAGATCACGATCGACGAGGCCGACGCGCTCGGGCAGCAGCTGCGCGCGTTCGTGCAGGGCGTGCGCGAGCGCCGGCCGCTCGCGGGCGGCGGCGACGAAGGCCTCGCCGCCCTGCGCACCGCGCTGCGCATCGCCGAGTCGATGCCGCCGGTGGCGTGA
- the lpxI gene encoding UDP-2,3-diacylglucosamine diphosphatase LpxI (LpxI, functionally equivalent to LpxH, replaces it in LPS biosynthesis in a minority of bacteria.) codes for MAEALPLALIAGAGALPVLLARSVRGSGRRVGAVALEGLAAHEIERDVDACEWLHLGEFARMLETLARSGAREVVLAGKVPKAFIWQRRELVKPDAKALAMLASLKDRADDSLLGAIAQLLSVEGFALASQLEVAPELVAPPGHIAGRAPSDAEWGDVAFGFPIARALGGLDVGQSVVVQSRAVLALEAIEGTDAAIARGLTFAERGKPVCVVKVSKPAQDARFDVPAVGPDTVRALAAGGGGTLAVEARRTLLLGRAELAAEAERAGVAVVGVCESEARV; via the coding sequence GTGGCTGAGGCGTTGCCGCTTGCGTTGATCGCGGGCGCGGGGGCGTTGCCGGTGTTGCTTGCGCGCAGCGTTCGTGGGAGCGGGCGGCGCGTGGGCGCGGTGGCCTTGGAGGGGCTCGCGGCGCACGAGATCGAGCGCGATGTGGATGCGTGCGAGTGGCTGCATCTCGGCGAGTTTGCGCGGATGCTCGAGACGCTGGCGCGCAGCGGGGCGCGCGAGGTGGTGCTGGCCGGGAAGGTGCCGAAGGCGTTCATCTGGCAGCGGCGCGAGCTGGTGAAGCCGGATGCGAAGGCGCTGGCGATGCTCGCGTCGCTGAAGGATCGCGCGGACGACTCGCTGCTGGGGGCGATCGCGCAGCTGCTCTCGGTAGAGGGCTTTGCGCTCGCGAGTCAGCTCGAGGTGGCGCCGGAGCTGGTCGCGCCGCCGGGCCACATTGCCGGCCGCGCGCCGAGCGATGCGGAGTGGGGCGACGTCGCGTTCGGGTTTCCCATTGCGCGTGCGCTCGGCGGTCTCGACGTGGGCCAGAGCGTGGTGGTGCAGAGCCGCGCGGTGCTCGCGCTCGAAGCGATCGAGGGCACGGACGCGGCGATCGCGCGCGGGCTCACCTTCGCGGAGCGCGGCAAGCCCGTGTGCGTCGTGAAGGTGTCGAAGCCCGCGCAGGACGCGCGCTTCGACGTGCCGGCGGTCGGGCCGGACACGGTGCGCGCGCTCGCCGCGGGCGGCGGCGGCACGCTCGCGGTCGAGGCGAGGCGCACGCTGCTCTTGGGGCGCGCCGAGCTCGCGGCAGAGGCGGAGCGCGCCGGCGTCGCGGTGGTTGGCGTGTGCGAGAGCGAGGCGCGCGTGTGA
- the lpxA gene encoding acyl-ACP--UDP-N-acetylglucosamine O-acyltransferase has translation MTRIHPSAVVDRRAKLADDAAIGPYCTVGPEVELGPGVELVSHVHVAGHTTIGPRTRVFPFVVLGEEPQDKSFSGESTALTIGADNVIREHSSIHVGTLRGRGRTQIGDDNLIMNGAHIGHDAQIGSHIIVASHVAIAGHVVVEDHANIGGLSGVHQYARIGESAMVAALSGVTLDAPPFSLVAGDRATLRGLNVVGLRRRGFDKRVRDELKRAYHILFFSKLRLEPALERVRAAGFASGEVARLVRFFEASERGVSR, from the coding sequence GTGACACGCATCCACCCGAGTGCGGTGGTAGATCGGCGGGCGAAGCTCGCCGACGACGCCGCGATCGGGCCGTACTGCACGGTCGGGCCTGAGGTCGAGCTCGGGCCCGGTGTGGAGCTCGTCTCTCACGTGCACGTGGCGGGGCACACGACGATCGGGCCGCGCACGCGCGTGTTCCCGTTCGTCGTGCTCGGCGAGGAGCCGCAGGACAAGTCGTTCTCGGGCGAGTCCACGGCGCTCACGATCGGCGCCGACAACGTGATTCGCGAGCACTCGAGCATTCACGTCGGCACGCTGCGCGGGCGTGGGCGCACACAGATCGGCGACGACAACCTGATCATGAACGGCGCCCACATCGGGCATGACGCGCAGATCGGCTCGCACATCATCGTGGCGAGCCACGTCGCGATCGCGGGCCACGTCGTGGTCGAGGATCACGCGAACATCGGCGGCCTCTCGGGCGTGCATCAGTACGCGCGCATCGGTGAGTCCGCGATGGTGGCGGCGCTCTCGGGCGTGACGCTCGACGCGCCGCCGTTCTCGCTGGTTGCGGGCGATCGCGCAACGCTGCGCGGCCTCAACGTGGTGGGCCTGCGCCGGCGCGGCTTCGACAAGCGCGTGCGCGACGAGCTGAAGCGCGCGTACCACATCCTCTTCTTCAGCAAGCTGCGACTCGAGCCCGCGCTCGAGCGCGTGCGCGCCGCTGGCTTCGCCAGCGGCGAGGTGGCGCGCTTGGTGAGGTTTTTCGAGGCGTCGGAGAGGGGCGTGAGTCGGTAG
- a CDS encoding OmpH family outer membrane protein, with protein sequence MKFLTSRIAALVALSMLLVPLAAAAQEVKIGFVDREKALFSTESGKKVFAELKGKTTAAEGQLKPLVDQMEALQKEIEAKKFVLSQDALREMQAKLLGLRNQYENKGKELEGQLKIDQARLIGPLEEKLNTVIANVGKEQGYTLIMERQVRQVLLYTREQHDITDLVVSRFNAAK encoded by the coding sequence ATGAAGTTTCTGACCTCCCGCATCGCGGCGCTCGTGGCGCTCTCGATGTTGCTGGTGCCGCTCGCCGCCGCGGCGCAGGAAGTGAAGATCGGCTTCGTCGACCGCGAGAAGGCGCTGTTCTCGACCGAGTCGGGCAAGAAGGTGTTCGCCGAGCTGAAAGGCAAGACGACGGCCGCCGAAGGTCAACTCAAGCCGCTCGTCGATCAGATGGAAGCGCTGCAGAAGGAGATCGAGGCGAAGAAGTTCGTGCTCTCGCAGGACGCGCTGCGCGAGATGCAGGCGAAGCTGCTCGGTCTCCGCAATCAGTACGAGAACAAGGGCAAGGAGCTCGAGGGCCAGCTGAAGATCGACCAGGCGCGCTTGATCGGGCCGCTCGAAGAGAAGCTCAACACGGTGATCGCGAACGTGGGCAAGGAGCAGGGCTACACGCTGATCATGGAGCGCCAGGTGCGCCAGGTGCTCCTGTACACCCGCGAGCAGCACGACATCACGGACCTGGTGGTGTCGCGCTTCAACGCCGCCAAGTAG
- the bamA gene encoding outer membrane protein assembly factor BamA — protein sequence MGAERHVHPLLTRALAAALAFLVAALPVAAQPAREPSARVIVLPFQVHSARQLGYLEASLADLLTTRLEATGAVDVLERDAATDPYKNATGSEPGLRAIALERGARFVITGSLTELAGQYSLDLRVAPAAGGAATTLDAAASGDDQLLDRIGDLALQIAEVVGGRAARPRVASIEIEGVPDELAAKALIETQVGEPFDGDVARADAELLGRQPGFATATVESSQSERGIDIVFRVVEIARIVPGGEQQATAGSRVAEVRVRGNRRIEEAAIRARITTAVNGQLSAARLARDVREIYSLGFFKNVRVLQDEVAGGVAITFAVEENPIVRQVSVTGNDEVDSDKIKDNLTLTTGSTLDYPLLTENVQRIQGLYRAEGFYLADVKFEIEQLPADAVAVHFVVEEGEKSKLEKIRFVGNKAFSDEELMEKFKTKEWKWFTILWTYFDKSGRYSEPILEQDLKTVSEKYLDNGYIQAEIGDPEVEATKKGLVVTVRVREGDQFKVGAIDMQGDETIDKELLRQALQLKEGQVFSRSLLDDDRERLEHNYSDRGFFNAKVEPQTRVHPEEKTIDVAYDVKKGSLSFLREIDITGNKTTIDPVVRRELMIVEGELYSAAAVDISKARLERLGFFEEVEIAPVNTDYPDQMDLGVKVVEKPTGSLSFGAGYSSRDGFIVSGSVSQSNLFGRGYQGSVVADVGGRTNRFFLTLGDSYFLGSNWGLSGQLFRTALDYPGFDLDQYGGELVTSHFLNENGTARAFLRYSFANREIERSGIFSTQIQDSASLIQREVATKSQVTSLLGLSVRYDTRNDRITPSAGRVADLGLDFAGLGGFSKFARVEGSAAVYKRNPRWLPDWLPSAERGVWVVGGRFGLAYPLNNLGDFDLPAVDVRGDGRGNDDLSPEVRSLQFIDRNLELPISERYFVGGIGQYQLRGFKARDIGPRRAELVPVVRLENLDPNNPFPAVEENLYRPRGYRVDLATGTVGCTDNIPADGNSNAYWEAGFGNGNGRCNSIYDRKLSDFEDLKETDIIGGNKFFTTTVEYRFPISEEFGLIGIAFVDAGNAFAEDEDMWDTGLWRFGAGAGVLWFSPFGPLQLFLGFPLDKTVVDKSMVFEFSVGGQGF from the coding sequence TTGGGTGCCGAGCGCCATGTCCATCCCCTGCTGACGCGCGCCCTCGCGGCGGCGCTCGCATTCTTGGTCGCCGCGCTGCCGGTCGCCGCGCAGCCGGCGCGCGAGCCGAGCGCGCGCGTGATCGTGCTCCCGTTCCAGGTGCACAGCGCGCGCCAGCTCGGGTACCTCGAAGCCTCGCTCGCGGATCTGCTCACGACCCGCCTCGAAGCGACCGGCGCGGTCGACGTGCTGGAGCGCGACGCCGCGACCGACCCGTACAAGAACGCGACGGGCTCCGAGCCCGGCCTGCGCGCGATCGCGCTCGAGCGCGGTGCGCGCTTCGTGATCACGGGCAGCCTGACCGAGCTCGCTGGGCAGTACAGCCTCGACCTACGCGTGGCGCCCGCCGCGGGCGGCGCGGCGACCACGCTCGACGCCGCAGCGAGCGGCGACGATCAGCTGCTCGACCGCATCGGCGACCTCGCGCTCCAGATCGCCGAGGTGGTGGGCGGGCGCGCCGCGCGGCCGCGCGTCGCGAGCATCGAGATCGAGGGCGTCCCGGACGAGCTCGCCGCGAAGGCGCTGATCGAGACCCAGGTCGGCGAGCCGTTCGACGGCGACGTCGCGCGCGCCGACGCGGAGCTGCTCGGGCGGCAGCCTGGCTTCGCGACTGCCACGGTCGAGTCGAGCCAGAGCGAGCGCGGCATCGACATCGTGTTCCGCGTCGTCGAGATCGCCCGCATCGTCCCGGGTGGCGAGCAGCAGGCGACCGCCGGCTCGCGCGTCGCCGAGGTGCGCGTGCGCGGTAACCGCCGCATCGAGGAAGCCGCGATCCGCGCGCGCATCACCACCGCCGTGAACGGGCAGCTCAGCGCGGCGCGCCTCGCGCGCGATGTCCGCGAGATCTACTCGCTCGGCTTCTTCAAGAACGTGCGCGTGCTGCAGGACGAGGTGGCCGGCGGCGTCGCGATCACGTTCGCGGTCGAAGAGAACCCCATCGTTCGGCAGGTCTCCGTCACCGGCAACGACGAAGTCGACAGCGACAAGATCAAGGACAACCTCACGCTGACCACGGGCTCGACGCTCGACTACCCGCTGCTCACCGAGAACGTGCAGCGCATTCAGGGCCTCTACCGCGCCGAGGGCTTCTACCTCGCCGACGTGAAGTTCGAGATCGAGCAGCTGCCTGCCGACGCCGTGGCAGTGCACTTCGTCGTCGAGGAAGGCGAGAAGTCGAAGCTCGAGAAGATTCGTTTCGTCGGGAACAAGGCCTTCAGCGACGAAGAGCTGATGGAGAAGTTCAAGACCAAGGAGTGGAAGTGGTTCACGATCCTGTGGACCTACTTCGACAAGTCCGGCCGCTACTCCGAGCCGATTTTAGAGCAGGACCTGAAGACGGTCAGCGAGAAGTACCTCGACAACGGGTACATCCAGGCCGAGATCGGCGATCCCGAGGTCGAGGCGACGAAGAAGGGCCTCGTCGTCACGGTGCGCGTGCGCGAGGGCGACCAGTTCAAGGTCGGCGCGATCGACATGCAGGGCGACGAGACGATCGACAAGGAGCTGCTGCGCCAGGCGCTGCAGCTAAAGGAAGGGCAGGTGTTCTCGCGCAGCCTGCTCGACGACGATCGCGAGCGCCTCGAGCACAACTACTCCGACCGCGGCTTCTTCAACGCCAAGGTCGAGCCCCAGACCCGCGTGCATCCGGAAGAGAAGACGATCGACGTCGCGTACGACGTGAAGAAGGGCTCGCTCTCGTTCCTGCGCGAGATCGACATCACCGGCAACAAGACCACGATCGACCCGGTCGTGCGCCGCGAGCTGATGATCGTCGAGGGCGAGCTCTACTCCGCCGCGGCCGTCGACATCTCGAAGGCGCGCCTCGAGCGGCTGGGCTTCTTCGAAGAGGTGGAGATCGCGCCGGTCAACACCGACTACCCCGACCAGATGGATCTCGGCGTGAAAGTCGTGGAGAAGCCGACGGGCTCGCTCTCGTTCGGCGCGGGCTACTCGTCGCGCGACGGCTTCATCGTGTCGGGCTCGGTGTCGCAGTCGAACCTGTTCGGCCGCGGTTATCAGGGATCGGTCGTCGCGGACGTAGGCGGCCGCACGAACCGCTTCTTCCTCACGCTCGGCGACTCGTACTTCTTGGGCAGCAACTGGGGCCTCTCCGGCCAGCTCTTCCGCACCGCCCTCGATTACCCCGGCTTCGATCTCGACCAGTACGGCGGTGAGCTCGTCACGAGCCACTTCCTCAACGAGAACGGCACCGCGCGCGCGTTCCTGCGTTACAGCTTTGCGAACCGCGAGATCGAACGAAGCGGCATCTTCAGCACGCAGATTCAGGACTCCGCATCGCTGATTCAGCGCGAGGTGGCGACCAAGAGCCAGGTCACGAGCCTGCTCGGGCTCTCGGTCCGCTACGACACCCGCAACGACCGGATCACCCCGAGCGCCGGTCGCGTCGCGGACCTCGGCCTCGACTTCGCGGGCCTCGGCGGCTTCTCGAAGTTCGCGCGCGTGGAAGGCAGCGCCGCCGTCTACAAGCGCAACCCGCGCTGGCTGCCGGACTGGCTGCCCTCGGCTGAGCGCGGCGTGTGGGTGGTCGGCGGACGCTTCGGCCTCGCTTATCCGCTGAACAATCTCGGCGATTTCGATCTGCCCGCCGTGGACGTGCGCGGCGACGGCCGGGGCAACGACGATCTGAGCCCCGAAGTGCGCTCGCTTCAGTTCATCGACCGCAACCTCGAGCTGCCGATCAGCGAGCGCTACTTCGTCGGCGGCATCGGCCAGTACCAGCTGCGCGGCTTCAAGGCGCGCGACATCGGTCCGCGGCGCGCGGAGCTGGTGCCGGTCGTCCGCCTCGAAAATCTCGATCCGAACAATCCCTTCCCGGCGGTCGAGGAGAACCTCTACCGCCCGCGCGGCTACCGCGTGGACCTCGCGACCGGCACCGTCGGCTGCACCGACAACATCCCCGCAGACGGAAACAGCAACGCGTACTGGGAAGCGGGATTCGGCAACGGCAACGGTCGCTGTAACTCCATCTACGACCGCAAGCTTTCCGACTTCGAAGACCTCAAAGAGACCGACATCATCGGCGGGAATAAATTCTTCACGACGACCGTCGAGTATCGGTTCCCGATCAGCGAAGAGTTCGGCCTGATCGGCATCGCCTTCGTGGACGCCGGCAACGCGTTCGCAGAAGACGAAGACATGTGGGACACCGGACTCTGGCGCTTCGGGGCTGGCGCCGGCGTGCTTTGGTTCTCACCCTTCGGCCCCTTGCAGCTGTTCCTCGGATTCCCGCTCGACAAGACCGTGGTGGACAAGTCGATGGTGTTCGAGTTCTCGGTCGGCGGTCAGGGCTTCTGA
- a CDS encoding ABC transporter ATP-binding protein — protein sequence MGAILEAIALSKSFATPNGELHILRELELAVAPGETVAILGQSGVGKSTLLHVLGTLDRPTSGRVLFQGEDAFAKPPEELARFRGRSLGFIFQLHHLLPEFSALENVMMPGLLAGLPRAELRAKAGGLLEEAGLGHRIDQRVGKLSGGERQRVAVTRALVMDPALVLADEPTGNLDPDTGERVHELMLGLNRARGTALVVVTHNYELARRMGRALVVREGKLEPAAL from the coding sequence ATGGGCGCGATCCTCGAAGCCATCGCGCTCTCGAAGTCGTTCGCGACACCGAACGGCGAGCTGCACATCCTGCGCGAGCTCGAGCTCGCGGTCGCGCCCGGCGAGACCGTCGCGATCCTCGGCCAGTCGGGCGTGGGCAAGTCGACGCTGCTGCACGTGCTCGGCACGCTCGATCGCCCGACCAGCGGGCGCGTGCTGTTTCAGGGCGAAGACGCCTTCGCGAAGCCGCCCGAAGAGCTCGCGCGCTTCCGCGGCCGCTCGCTCGGCTTCATCTTCCAGCTGCATCACCTGCTGCCGGAGTTCAGCGCGCTCGAGAACGTGATGATGCCGGGCCTGCTCGCAGGCCTGCCGCGCGCCGAGCTGCGCGCGAAGGCTGGCGGCCTGCTCGAGGAAGCCGGGCTCGGGCACCGCATCGATCAGCGCGTGGGCAAGCTCTCCGGTGGCGAGCGCCAGCGCGTGGCGGTGACGCGCGCGCTCGTGATGGATCCCGCGCTCGTGCTCGCCGACGAGCCCACGGGCAACCTCGATCCCGACACCGGCGAGCGCGTGCACGAGCTGATGCTCGGCCTCAACCGCGCGCGCGGCACGGCGCTGGTCGTGGTGACCCACAACTATGAGCTGGCGCGGCGAATGGGCCGCGCGCTGGTCGTGCGAGAGGGGAAGCTCGAGCCTGCGGCGCTGTAG
- a CDS encoding ABC transporter permease, with translation MNSVDAAQTSLLAQALGVFALTFIVALLLAIAANALLFFGSAVVVLERFARGGKRWLHLVLVTLAWAALLGLLGTDEEFVEGLGIEWPGLWQSWLFFAACALGVVVVAQGLVAALLRFVPPRALAYVAIVVLGLAFAVYAGCLDQLGYVAAPAALAAVIAFALRVRRQRAGEAEAGVDETLAALLAGALAVGVPIALALPESRPDLGAFGALAGIAFAALVALGLAPLAAAGFLGARGSAEWFIARRYMFAKRRQTFISVITGICVAGVAAGVWLIITVLSVMNGFENVWREEIIGNRAHLTVFDGRGLPIERYEGVIADILKHPDVVGASPFLDAEGMIRGPHGEIVGVKVRGIDPQRITQVTDLQEDLLYGSEDALAHLAPEPSADGVPLPGILLGSQLAATANVGPGDSIVVISPFGGPPTPLGPGPRLKRFRVAGVFQTSFFQYDEVFTFVDLAAARDFRKAGDIVDGIEVRTTDFYRSGRVAAQLQEGLGFPYFARDWKEFFPAFFQALKTERVMMFVLLTMIMVVAAFAIVVTLIMMIMEKSADIAILKTMGATDSAVERIFAIEGTLIGLLGTAAGVVAGIAVTTRLPWVQAQIETITGIDVLPATIYQFGTLPWEIDPGQVAIVVAIAMVLALGATLLPSRHGSKLDPAEALRAE, from the coding sequence GTGAACAGCGTCGACGCGGCGCAGACCTCGCTGCTCGCGCAGGCACTCGGGGTTTTCGCGCTCACCTTCATCGTCGCGCTGCTGCTCGCGATCGCCGCGAACGCGCTGCTCTTCTTCGGCTCCGCCGTCGTCGTGCTCGAACGCTTCGCGCGCGGCGGCAAGCGCTGGCTGCACCTCGTGCTCGTCACGCTCGCGTGGGCCGCCTTGTTAGGCTTGCTCGGCACCGACGAGGAGTTCGTGGAGGGCCTCGGCATCGAGTGGCCCGGGCTCTGGCAATCGTGGCTCTTCTTCGCCGCGTGTGCGCTCGGCGTCGTCGTCGTCGCGCAGGGCCTGGTTGCGGCGTTGCTGCGTTTCGTACCGCCGCGCGCGCTCGCCTACGTCGCGATCGTGGTGCTCGGCCTCGCGTTCGCGGTCTACGCCGGCTGCCTCGATCAACTCGGCTACGTCGCGGCGCCTGCGGCGCTCGCAGCGGTGATCGCGTTCGCGCTGCGCGTGCGCCGCCAGCGCGCAGGCGAAGCCGAGGCCGGCGTCGACGAGACGCTCGCGGCGCTGCTCGCCGGCGCGCTCGCGGTGGGCGTGCCGATCGCGCTCGCGCTCCCGGAGTCGCGGCCCGATCTCGGCGCGTTCGGCGCACTCGCGGGCATCGCGTTCGCCGCGCTGGTCGCGCTCGGCCTCGCGCCGCTCGCGGCGGCGGGGTTCCTCGGCGCGCGCGGCAGCGCGGAGTGGTTCATCGCGCGGCGTTACATGTTCGCCAAGCGCCGGCAGACGTTCATCTCCGTCATCACTGGCATCTGCGTCGCCGGGGTCGCCGCGGGCGTGTGGCTGATCATCACCGTGCTCTCCGTGATGAACGGCTTCGAGAACGTGTGGCGCGAAGAGATCATCGGGAATCGCGCGCACCTCACCGTCTTCGACGGACGCGGCCTTCCGATCGAGCGCTACGAGGGCGTTATCGCGGACATCCTGAAGCACCCCGACGTCGTGGGCGCGTCTCCGTTCCTCGATGCCGAGGGCATGATCCGCGGGCCGCACGGCGAGATCGTGGGCGTGAAGGTGCGCGGCATCGATCCGCAGCGCATCACGCAGGTGACGGACTTGCAGGAGGATCTGCTCTACGGCTCCGAGGACGCGCTCGCGCACCTCGCACCCGAGCCAAGCGCAGACGGCGTGCCCCTGCCCGGCATCTTGTTAGGGAGCCAGCTGGCCGCGACGGCGAACGTCGGCCCCGGCGACTCGATCGTCGTGATCTCGCCCTTCGGCGGGCCGCCCACGCCGCTCGGCCCCGGCCCGCGCCTCAAGCGCTTCCGCGTCGCGGGCGTGTTCCAGACGAGCTTCTTCCAATACGACGAGGTCTTCACCTTCGTCGACCTCGCAGCCGCGCGCGACTTCCGCAAAGCCGGCGACATCGTCGACGGCATCGAGGTGCGCACCACCGACTTCTACCGCTCGGGCCGCGTCGCCGCGCAGCTGCAAGAAGGCCTCGGCTTCCCCTACTTCGCGCGCGACTGGAAGGAGTTCTTCCCTGCGTTCTTCCAGGCGCTGAAGACCGAGCGCGTGATGATGTTCGTGCTGCTCACGATGATCATGGTCGTCGCGGCGTTCGCGATCGTCGTGACGCTCATCATGATGATCATGGAGAAGTCGGCGGACATCGCGATTCTGAAGACGATGGGCGCGACCGACTCGGCGGTCGAGCGCATCTTCGCGATCGAAGGCACGCTGATCGGATTGTTAGGGACCGCCGCGGGAGTCGTCGCCGGCATCGCCGTGACGACCCGCCTGCCGTGGGTGCAGGCGCAGATCGAGACCATCACCGGCATCGACGTGCTGCCCGCCACGATCTACCAGTTCGGCACGCTGCCGTGGGAGATCGACCCGGGGCAGGTCGCGATCGTGGTCGCGATCGCGATGGTGCTGGCGCTCGGCGCGACGCTGCTGCCGAGCCGCCACGGCTCGAAGCTCGATCCCGCCGAAGCGCTCCGGGCCGAGTGA